In Heptranchias perlo isolate sHepPer1 unplaced genomic scaffold, sHepPer1.hap1 HAP1_SCAFFOLD_304, whole genome shotgun sequence, a genomic segment contains:
- the LOC137311136 gene encoding zinc finger protein 84-like — translation SNLETHKDTRTTEKPWKCGDCGKGFNYPSELETHRRSHTGERPFTCSVCGKGFIRSSHLLTHQRVHSDERPFKCSDCEMRFKSKINLLIHQRTHTGERPFTCSVCGKGFTLSSSLQTHQRVHSDERPFKCSDCEMRFKSKINLLIHQRTHTGERPFTCSVCGKGFTQSSSLQTHQRVHTGERPFKCSDCEKRFKCKRNLLTHQCTHTGERPFTCSVCGKGFTQSSTLLTHQRVHTAESPFTCSVCGKGFTQSSHLLTHQRVHTGESPFSCSVCGKRFTRSSNLLTHQRVHSDERPFKCSDCEKRFKSKCNLLTHQCTHTGERPFSCSVCKKRFPRSSTLLRHQQVHSDERPFKCSDCEKRFKSKFNLLTHQRTHTGERPFSCSVFGKGFTGSSTLLKHQRVHTGERPFSCSVCGKRFTRSSHLLRHQRVHSDERPFKCSDCEKRYKSKFNLLTHQRTHTGERPFTCSVCGKGFAWSSSLLKHQRVHTERPLNVLTVGRDLKSETNC, via the coding sequence gtccaacctggagacacacaaggacacccggaccacggagaaaccgtggaaatgtggggactgtgggaagggattcaattacccttcagagctggaaactcatcgacgcagtcacactggggagaggccgttcacctgctccgtgtgtgggaagggattcattcggtcatcccacctcctgacacaccagcgagttcactctgatgagagaccttttaaatgttctgactgtgagatgaggtttaaaagcaaaattaatctgctgatacaccaacgcactcacaccggggagaggccgttcacctgctccgtgtgtgggaagggattcactttatcatccagcctccagacacaccagcgagttcactctgatgagagaccttttaaatgttctgactgtgagatgaggtttaaaagcaaaattaatctgctgatacaccaacgcactcacactggggagaggccgttcacctgctccgtgtgtgggaagggattcactcagtcatccagcctccagacacaccagcgagttcacactggggagagaccttttaaatgttctgactgtgagaaaaggtttaaatgcaaaaggaatctgctgacacaccaatgtacccacactggggagaggccgttcacctgctctgtgtgtgggaagggattcactcagtcatccaccctgctgacacaccagcgagttcacactgcggagagcccgttcacctgctccgtgtgtgggaagggattcactcagtcatcccacctcctgacacaccagcgagttcacactggggagagcccGTTcagctgctccgtgtgtgggaagagattcactcggtcatccaacctgctgacacaccagcgagttcactctgatgagagaccttttaaatgttctgactgtgagaagaggtttaaaagcaaatgtaatcttctgacacaccaatgcacccacactggggagagaccgttctcctgctccgtgtgtaagaagagattccctcggtcatccaccctgctgagacaccagcaagttcactccgatgagagaccttttaaatgttctgactgtgagaagaggtttaaaagcaaatttaatctgctgacacaccaacgcactcacactggggagaggccgttctcctgctctgtgtttgggaagggattcactgggtcatccaccctgctgaaacaccagcgagttcacactggggagagaccgttctcctgctccgtgtgtgggaagagattcactcggtcatcccacctgctgagacaccagcgagttcactccgatgagagaccttttaaatgttctgactgtgagaagaggtacaaaagcaaatttaatctgctgacacaccaacgcactcacactggggagaggccgttcacctgctcagtgtgtgggaagggattcgcttggtcatcctccctgctgaaacaccagcgagttcacactgagagacctttaaatgttctgactgtgggaagagatttaaaatcagaaacgaactgctga